In Toxoplasma gondii ME49 chromosome II, whole genome shotgun sequence, the genomic stretch GTTCTCGACACGAGGACCCTCGTTGGTCGGTTTCACAACGATGCGGGGTGTCCATGCAACTATACACTGTTTGGGAATACAGATGTACCAAGATGCAAATACACACATTTAGATAgacatatacacataaatatacacataaatatacacatacatacatacatacatacatacctacatacatacctacatacaCAGGTACGTCGATGgagatgcacagacacagatagatagacagatagagagtGCACAGATGTATACACAGATGTCAATGTATGCCTGTGCACGACTGTCTGATGCACGATGTCAAAGCTACACCCTATTTTCGATgaggaacgcatgcatgttttTCGCGTTTACCCGAGTTGGGGAAGAGGCCGTAGAAAGCGGTCATGGCTGCGCGGTCCAAGTCTGCATCGGCGCACACAATGAGGGCGCTCTTGCCTCCCAGTTCGAGTGTTACTCGCTTCAAGCGAACGACACCCGTTTCGGCGATCTTCAGACCCGTTGCTGTGCTTCCAGTAAAAGAGATTTTGTCTACATGCGGATGAGACGCAAGCGCTGCGCCCACACTGGGACCCAAGCCACTCAGAATGTTCACCGCACCCGGCGGAAAACCCTGAGGCAGCAACACGCAACACATGCATATCCACacatatacacgtatatgtCGATAAGCATCCATacaggtatatatatatatatatacgtatatatatgtatatatatatgtatgtatatatatgtatgtatgtgtacgTAGAGttgcatgtatacatgcatatatgtatttgtgtatacatatacatacacatactTGCACGCGCACATACATCGTGCACGTAGGTGCCGATATTTATACAGGTAGACAACAAGCATGCCGACCCGCATCATACACACacgcatacatgcatatgcggTTGTtttgcatatatacatacacacgaatatatatatatatatatatatatatatatggatgtatgACATATATGCGTGCATGGGATGGTATCGATACGGACGCAGTCGAAGTCGTTCAAGCAGAGGGAGttatatacaaatatatgtatatatgtatatatatatatatatatagatatacgcaatatatataatggtctgtatgcatatatatatatatatatatatatatatatatatacagatgtataGGTGTAGTAAGTAGATGCATAGCTGTGATGGTACGATGTGTACGCAGACGTGAATTTGAGCACATCGGGAGTCAGGGACATTTTTCGTCATTTTACGGTCGACTTTTGAAACACTGGATGAACCGTTTTATCTCGATTTTTCCACACGACAGCAAGGAGACACGCGAACGCTGTTTGTGCCTACAGCTTCCTGAATCAAGTGCGCCAGCTtcaaggcagagagaggcgtcttctcgctaGTCTTCATCACGACCGTGCATCCGCAGGTCAGCGCCGGAGCAACTTTCAGGACCAAGAGGTACAGAGGGTAGTTCCACGGCACGATCTGAAGAGAAGCCAGACGCAAAACGCATGCCTtccagctgcatgcaaccaATTACACGTGCATCGAAAAAGGTCATTCTAGCTACAAATCTGCAGCTCCCAACATACATGgaaatacacatatacattatatatatatatatatgtcggTTTAGTTGGAACTGGATGTCCAGATACAGACAATTTGCAATATCCACATCCGCATatgcgtatacatatatatatatatatatagatagatagatagatagatagatagatagatagatataagCATATATGGAAACATAGATGAATATACGCAGATGCACAGGATTGGACGACAGTGGAtggagagatgaagagaaatACCCTGAGGCCCGGGAAAAGACtcgacgggagagagaaaaaagagttcGGCATGTGGAAGGATTAAAATGCAGATGAATGCGTACCCACGGAGTTATCCAAGAAGTCgttgagacagagagatatgCAAACAAGATCAGATACACACCGCAAACGCATAAACAGACAAGCTGACAAATGTggacagagaaacacgagCTTGAAATGACGAGACGTCAACCTTGAATAGAGACACGTATCTGTTCAATACGCactcgagagacaaagaagaaaagactcAGTTCTTCTGTGACAACCGAatacaagcatatatatatatatatatatatatacctatatacaacacgcacatgcatatatacatatatcatacatttgcatatatatatatatatatgtataacatatgcatctacatacatattcatacaacatgtatatatatatatatatatgtctacaGTTGAGAGGTTTGGTTAATTCTTACTCCTGCAACCACTCCGACAGGCTCCTTTCGGGTGTAGCAGAAGACTTCGTCTGGATTGTCAACTGGGATTGTTTTGCCCACGATCTTGTCAGCCCAGCCGGCGTAGTAGTGAAGAATGCGAATGACGCCGGCGATATCGatttcgctgcatgcgttttttcacCATGTGCAACGAAAGAAGTCTTCACTGTGCGTGTCTCCAAAAGCGCTGAAGGACCTTGTCTGCAGCCATCTCGGCAAAACAAGCTGTGAATactgcgtgcatgcagaaggtgGCACAGTGCACTTGCTGGGAACGTGTGAGTACCTATACAATGCATGTATCACcaccatatatatacatatatacatatatatatatatatatatatacatgcatgtgcatatatatatatatatgtgtgtgtatgtatgctCATGTACTTCATTTGTTGGAAGAGGCAGTCGTGgggagaaggcaagagaacGTACTGAATGCTGGTGATTGGTTTTCCAGAATCCAGAGATTCAATCAAAGCCAACTCATCTGCATGCTTTTCAACAAGCGACGCGAGTCTGTGAAGAAGATGTGCACGATGGGAAGCACTCGTGGAGAGCGACCAGACGGGGAaggccttcctcgccgcctcgACCGCCATGTCCACATCTGCTTCGctgaaagcgagaagcaaagaaaggaTCTGCATGTCTCTATGTGTGAAGATGTGAACGGTTCGTGTGATTTCCACACGCATGCATTGTGAAAGTGCAGATATTCGCGACACGAAGTTGGGAGCTCAACGACGACTCCTGTACGTGGAATTCCTCTTCGTCGATACGAAAGACATGCGACATGCAAATGCAGGTTGACACGGAACTGATATTGGAGACCTCTCGGTCAAGCGTCAAAGATAAAGACTGGACGAGAGATaacaaaaaaaagacaacgaTTCCACAGTGCGTCGTGTAACTAAGAGGAATCACCGATGCTCAAAACACATCTCCACATAGTATGCACTTTGTACGGCCCTGCTACTGGTACatgtatacaaatacatacgcgtatatatatatatatatatatatacatatatatatatatattagacataaatatatatatatgacaTACGCACATTTTGAGTGCACCTGTTTAGATTGGGTTGCCatgtaaatgcatgcagatgtgcaCCCAACTAAACACAAATATCTGTGCAGTACAACTTCATTTATATGCACACTTgtacagatgtatatatgaatgtacATATGACAGCGTTCCAGCGTTTGTGGTTTACCTGGCTTCCTGCACTTTGCAGATGAGTTCTTCCGTTGCTGGATTTACATCGTCGAAGAAGTTGCCGCTGGTTGCCTCGACAAATTTGCCGTTGATGAAGAGGCGGGTTTCGATGTCTTCTGGTTTGACTGTCACTGAAGAGACAACGGAATTCCACGGCACACGTACGTGTcacgacgagagagagggggagaaagcAGTGAAAAACAGTGGTTgacagagcgaagaaaatgTCGAAACGCAATAAGAACGTCATGTGCCCCATTTGCTGCGAGCTACGACGCTGAATATGGCTTCTGTCAGCAGCTtgagacaaccaagttcgACTGGTGTCCCCCTCCTCAAGTCCGGTGGAGTGCTTTGAACCAAAGATTGCTAAGAAAAGCTCACTTCCACCACGGAAATGGAGGAATTCCACATTGTTCTCAGCGAAAGACAAATGCTGTCAACCCACGAAGGCGCTAACCTTTCACGACgaagcgaggacgagaaacagagccAGACAGCTCTGGGAACAGGTGAAAGTGTGTGTCCATTCGGCGCTTTGTCCGAAGTGGTCCAGTTTTAAACAATATTAAACATGCAAGAAAACAGCAGCTGCACGGTTTCAGAAGtgcaaggaaaagaaagcgtTGGCTTACTTGTGTTCCGGAAAAAGGAGTGAATTTCAGTTCTGAAGAGGGTGCTGCGGCAGCGGAAGCAGTACCAAGCTGGTCCTTGAGCAGCAGGGAccgcgaaaacgaagagaagggaggcggAAATGACGAAAAAGATGAACTCGCTAGCGTTTGATTTGCGCACCAAGTCGCTTCGCCGATGTCTGTCAAAGGAAGAAATGCGAAAAGGAACGACGGGGTCAAAACGGACGCTTGACACACTTGACACACAACAGCCGACAGCCTGCTCCGCTCGGCGTGTGCAAGAGAAACTCTCAAAAGTAAAAAGCCACCGAAGGGATTCAGACACCGAAACCGGAACAGcatgcgcgtttctctgtgtccgtGGCAATTTCAGGGCTTTTTGATTGAGACAAAAAACGAGGTCCTGCGATTGTTTCCGCAACAGGGGCCGACAGAAGTGAACAGCGTGACAGACAGCGTGATGTGTCAGTAAAATGCAGATCGACTTCAGATTTCTTCGTGGTTGTCCTCGTTTCGCTCATTCACGCTGAACAGAATTACCCACGGAAAGGGGGGAACGAATGTATATAAATTCCACGGAAAGGGGGAAACGAACTGTTTGCATTTTTGGATGTCGAGGTAAAGAAACGTGGTTGCCTATATGTCTACCCTGGACAGCAGGTTTTCCCTGGGAGGCGGGAATTTTTGTGGGTTATATGCGTGAAAATTGTCTATAACACAGCTGTTGAGAACGATGAATTATTCTGGCCGTCCATTTCGAGTTCCTTCGCCAGATTCTGCTGGACGATTCACACACTATGCTTTGTTTTCCCAGCGGAAAACGCAAACTCCACAGAAATATGAACGATAATGGCTCTTTGGGGaactgtctttctcttcttcatttcctgGGTCGCTTGTGCAGGCTTTGTCTTTCCATATGTCGATAATTGGAAACAGAAGCAACGCTGCACTGTTCATCGGTGTTTGTCTTGGGACCTTTCTCATTCGATGATTCAGCAAAGACGTCCTCAAAAGCCTAGATGCCGCTCATACACAGGTCACGATGgtcaagaaggagaaaaggaggcgaCAATCGAAAGTCGCTCTGCATGGATACCTAGATCTTGAGAGACTACACCGACGTCAGGTGCAACTACAATGTATACTTTTGGATGTCCACAGGACACACCGGGTAACATCGCGTACCTGGAAATTCCACCGAACGACGTGGACGAAATGCTCACGGAAAATAGCACGATAGCAGGTCAGTGTTCAAGGCCGGCCATGCTAAGTTTCTG encodes the following:
- a CDS encoding aldehyde dehydrogenase (encoded by transcript TGME49_222160) — its product is MTVKPEDIETRLFINGKFVEATSGNFFDDVNPATEELICKVQEASEADVDMAVEAARKAFPVWSLSTSASHRAHLLHRLASLVEKHADELALIESLDSGKPITSIHEIDIAGVIRILHYYAGWADKIVGKTIPVDNPDEVFCYTRKEPVGVVAGIVPWNYPLYLLVLKVAPALTCGCTVVMKTSEKTPLSALKLAHLIQEAGFPPGAVNILSGLGPSVGAALASHPHVDKISFTGSTATGLKIAETGVVRLKRVTLELGGKSALIVCADADLDRAAMTAFYGLFPNSGQCCVASSRVFVQESVHDAFLEHLKNFVETHLHLLCPQDKACTQGPLVDKIQFDRVMRYIKQGIAEGATVALGGRAKEGKGYWVMPTIFTDVSDDMTIAKEEIFGPVICLLKFKTADEAVERANESHYGLGAGICTKDIGMAYHCANRLKAGNVFINCYNTTDIAAPFGGFKQSGYGREGGEEGLLPYLEIKAVYSKVDHPKMVLPGQTH